The window ATCGAGATCGTCCGGATCGGATACGACAAGGATTCGCTGGTCTAGTCCAAAAAGGAAATTCCAATGAGCGACGTGATTGTTGTCATCGGGACAGGTTCGATCGGTCAGGCGATTGCCCGACGCGTGAGCGCAGGGAAGACCATTGTCCTGGCGCCGTCGTGATCGAACCCCGCGCCGGGTTGCTTGAATAATTTTCGGACGGGAGTTCGATCCCGGAACCCATGCAGCAGCCGGATAATCAGATGTACATCATTGGCTTATGGTCATTGAGGGCGGTTCATTCCTCCGTGGCGCCGATCATGCGGTAGATCACGGCGCCGAGAAGGGCGCCCGCGATCGGTGCGACCCAGAAGAGCCAGAGCTGTGCGATCGCCCAGTCTCCGGCGAACAGCGCGACACCCGTGCTGCGGGCCGGATTGACCGATGTATTGGTGACCGGGATGCTGATCAGGTGGATCAGGGTGAGCCCCAGGCCGATGGCCAGCGGGGCGAAGCCTTGCGGTGCCCGCTTGTCGGTTGCGCCGAGGATGACGAGCAGGAACATCATGGTCATGACGACTTCGCAGACCAGGGCGGACAGCAGGGAATACCCGCCGGGCGAATGGGCGCCGTAGCCGTTGGAAGCAAAGCCCCCGGCAACATCGAAGCCGACCTTTCCCGAGGCGATGACGTAGAGGACCGCTCCCCCGGCAACCGCGCCCAGGACCTGCGCGACGATGTACGGGACGAGCTCCGCGGTGGGAAAGCGACCGCCCGCCCACAGCCCGACGGAAACCGCCGGATTCAGGTGACAGCCGGAAATATGCCCGATTGCGTAGGCCATCGTCAGGACGGTCAGGCCGAAGGCCAGGGCAACGCCGAGCAGGCCGATGCCCACGCCCGGAAAAGCGGCGGCCAGGACGGCGCTCCCGCACCCGCCGAGAACCAGCCAGAACGTGCCGAAGAACTCCGCGCCATACTTTTTCATTCCCGTCTCCTTTCGGCTGATGAAATTTACATCATATTGCAGACGGGGCCAGGATATGTCATGTCTTATGTATCGCGGTTGAATAAAAAATCCGGACGGGGAGGTGTCGCATGCTGAAGGAGTTCAAGGAGTTCGCCATGAAAGGCAACGTGGTCGACATGGCTATCGGCATCATGATCGGCGGTGCTTTCGGGAAGATCATCACGTCCGTCGTCGGCGACATCCTGATGCCGCCGCTGGGGCTGATTCTCGGCAAGGTCGATTTCTCGAACCTGTTCATCGACCTGTCCGGAAAGGGATTCGCCTCGCTTGCCGACGCGAAGAAGGCGGGGGCTGCAACCATCAACTACGGCCTGTTCGTCAACACCGTGATCGACTTCGTGATCCTCGCCTTCGTCCTGTTCCTCCTGATCCGCCAGGTCAACAAGATGAAGGCGCCGGCCCCCGCGCCCGCGGCGCCGACGACCCGTCCCTGCCCCTGGTGCCTGACCGATATCCCGCTCCAGGCCAAGCGGTGCGGCCATTGCACCTCGGAAGTCGTCCCGGCCGGCTGATCATCCAAAGACCCAAAGGAGATACGGCATGCTCAACAAATGGATCATCTTCGTCTGCCTCTCCCTGCTTGCATGTGCCGGCACCGCTTCCGCGGCCGACGATAAACCCGCAAAGGCGCTGAGCGACCAGGCCGAGCTCAGCTACGTCCAGACGTCCGGAAACACGAAAACGCAGACGCTGGCGGCGAAGAACCTGCTGAAATACAAGTTTTCGGATCCGCTGACCGGTTCCTGGTTCGTCGGGGCCATGTTCTCGAAGGACAAGGGCGCGACGACTACGGAAAACTATTCGACCGAGCTGCGGCTCGATTACGCCTTCACCGAAAGGATCTACAGCTACGCCCTCGCGGGCTGGAACAAGAACCGGTTCGCCGGGCTTGATCAGCGCTACTACGGCGGCCTCGGGGCGGGCTACAAGCTGCTCATCGGCCCCGCCCATTTCCTGCTGTGCGAGGCGGGCCTGAACGAGACGAAGGAAGATTACACCGACAACACGAGCAAGACGTTTCTCACGGGGCGCGCCTTCGGGAAGTACGAATACGCGCTTTCCCCCAAAAGCCGGTTTTCGCAGACCGCCGAATACCTGCACGATTTTTCCAATTCGAAGCACTACAGGGTGATCTCGGAGACGGCGCTTACCGCATCGTTGACCGACATCCTGTCGATGAAGACGAGCTATCTCGTGAAATACGACCACGAACCGTTCCCGGCCACGTTGAAACAGACCGACACTGTTCTGGCCGCGGCGCTCGTATTGAATTACTGATCGCGGGACGGTCGATCCGCCAGGGGCCGATACGCAAGGAGGGCAGCGATGAGTAGAGATAACCGGGACTGGTGGCCGAACCAGTTGAACCTGAAGATCCTTCATCAGCATTCTCCCATGGGCAACCCGATGGGCGAGGCGTTCAGCTACGCCGAGGAATTCAGGACACTCGACCTGGAGGCACTGAAGAAGGACCTCCATGCGCTGATGACCGACTCGCAGGACTGGTGGCCGGCCGACTACGGTCACTACGGGGGGCTCTTCATCCGGATGGCGTGGCACAGCGCAGGCACCTACCGCACCGGCGACGGCCGCGGCGGCGCCTCCTCGGGTGCGCAGCGATTCGCGCCGCTCAACAGCTGGCCGGACAACGTCAACCTCGACAAGGCGCGCCGCCTGCTTTGGCCGATCAAACAGAAATACGGCCGGAAAATCTCCTGGGCCGACCTGATGATCCTCGCCGGCAACTGCGCCCTGGAGTCGATGGGCTTCAAGACGTTCGGCTTCGGCGGCGGGCGCGAGGACGTATGGGAGCCCGAAGAAGACATTTACTGGGGGGCCGAGGACACGTGGCTTGGAGACAAGCGCTACACCGGCGACCGTAATCTC is drawn from Candidatus Deferrimicrobiaceae bacterium and contains these coding sequences:
- the aqpZ gene encoding aquaporin Z, with amino-acid sequence MKKYGAEFFGTFWLVLGGCGSAVLAAAFPGVGIGLLGVALAFGLTVLTMAYAIGHISGCHLNPAVSVGLWAGGRFPTAELVPYIVAQVLGAVAGGAVLYVIASGKVGFDVAGGFASNGYGAHSPGGYSLLSALVCEVVMTMMFLLVILGATDKRAPQGFAPLAIGLGLTLIHLISIPVTNTSVNPARSTGVALFAGDWAIAQLWLFWVAPIAGALLGAVIYRMIGATEE
- the mscL gene encoding large conductance mechanosensitive channel protein MscL translates to MLKEFKEFAMKGNVVDMAIGIMIGGAFGKIITSVVGDILMPPLGLILGKVDFSNLFIDLSGKGFASLADAKKAGAATINYGLFVNTVIDFVILAFVLFLLIRQVNKMKAPAPAPAAPTTRPCPWCLTDIPLQAKRCGHCTSEVVPAG
- a CDS encoding DUF481 domain-containing protein, whose amino-acid sequence is MLNKWIIFVCLSLLACAGTASAADDKPAKALSDQAELSYVQTSGNTKTQTLAAKNLLKYKFSDPLTGSWFVGAMFSKDKGATTTENYSTELRLDYAFTERIYSYALAGWNKNRFAGLDQRYYGGLGAGYKLLIGPAHFLLCEAGLNETKEDYTDNTSKTFLTGRAFGKYEYALSPKSRFSQTAEYLHDFSNSKHYRVISETALTASLTDILSMKTSYLVKYDHEPFPATLKQTDTVLAAALVLNY